The DNA segment ACCGGTTCGGCTGGGCGGCAAGCTGTGACGCGATTGCATGCGTGCACGATTACGTGCGTTGTCTGCACCGGTGGTCAAGCTGGGCGTCGGTCACTCCCTCAGAGCTGACTTCGATTCCACTGAGCCGGTGCTAGTTCTTGGTCTTGTGCGTCAAGACGTCGGTCAGTGTGTTCTGGTCGTCGACGAGGACGACGCGGCTCTCGTGGGTGTCTAGTTCTTCGGCGTCGTAGTAGCGGAACGCGAGGAGGATCACCTTGTTGCCCACGGCAGTGAGTTTGGCGGCGGCGCCTTTGACGCCGATGACGCCGCTGCCGGGCTCGCCGGGAATGACATAGGTCTCGAAGCGGTTGCCATTCTCGCAGTCGGCGATGAGGACGGCCTCGTTGACGAGGATGCCGCTGGCTTCGAGGAGCAGCGGGTCGACGGCAACACTGCCAGGGTAGTCGACCTGCGTCTCGGTGACGGTCGCCTGATGGATCTTGGCCTTGAGCAGCTTCGTCAGCATCCGTCGGGCATGGTAGAGCCGGGCGAGGGCGTTCGGCGTTCGTGCCGCTGCAGAAGCCACGGGAACCGCTCGTGGTGGAGCCGGTAGAGCCGGGC comes from the Planctomycetota bacterium genome and includes:
- the panD gene encoding aspartate 1-decarboxylase translates to MLTKLLKAKIHQATVTETQVDYPGSVAVDPLLLEASGILVNEAVLIADCENGNRFETYVIPGEPGSGVIGVKGAAAKLTAVGNKVILLAFRYYDAEELDTHESRVVLVDDQNTLTDVLTHKTKN